The nucleotide sequence CGACGGTGTGTCGGCTGATGCCCAGCGCGACACCGATTTCCTCTTTTGTCATGCCTTCGACCAGGCGGCTCAGGACTTCCATCTCTCTTGGCGAAAGACCGCTGTCGTCGACGGTCGGTCGCGAATGGTTCATCAGTGTCAGGACTTTTCGGGCCACCTGGGGTGTCATCGAAGCGCCACCGGCAAGGACTTCGCGAATCGCCCGCTCGATGTCTTCGTTGGAAGAAGTCTTCAACAGATAGCCATCAGCGCCGGCACACACGGCACCGAAGATGCGATCGTGATCGTCAAAGACCGTCAGGATGACCAACTTGCAATCGGGATAGATTTCCCGGATCTGGCCGATCGCCGTGATGCCATCGATCCCCGGCAAACCGATGTCCAGCAGGACGACATCCGGTTGTCGGCCTTCCCTGAATCGCCGGATCGCAGATTCGGCGCTGTCAAAGTCGTATTCGCAAACGCAGTCGTCCAGCAGGTCGATAACGCGTGACAGGCTGCGACGGTACGCATCGTTGTCTTCGATCAACCAGACTCGAATATTGGACTCCGGCGTGGCCGCGGATGGGATGTCGGCGTTGTGTTCAAGGTTCATAAGCGGCGGCGAAGATTAGCTGATTTTCGTTTGCAACGTTGCGACACGTCGATCTTGTTGGACAAAGCGGATGTGGCCGCCAATTTCTCGCATGCGTTTTTCGATGTTGGCCAGGCCTTCGCCCCGATGCACGGTGGCGGGATGAAACTTTCGGCCGTCGTCGGTGATGACGATTTGAAATCGTGGTGCCCGATATTCGATCCAGATGGAAACGTGTTCGGGATATCCGTGTTTTTGCAGGTTGTGAAGCAGTTCTTTATAGCACAAGAAAACATTCCGCCGCCAAGCGACCGAGACCTCCATCGCGGGGATGTTCTCGGTCACATCGACTTGTAATTGACAGTGCCCCAGCATGCGGTTGGCGGTTTGCCGTAGACGACCCACGAATTCATCCAAGTTCATCGTGGTCGGCTTGATCAGCCACAGGATGTCACGCATCGAATCGCTGGTCTCGGTGGCGATCTTAGCGATTTCGTTGATGTCTTGGCGAAGTTCATCGTCACAATTCGGATTCATCAAGATCGTTTGGCTGATCAATCGGATGGTTCCCAAATTGCTGCCGATGTCATCGTGCAAGTCGCTGGCGATGCGATCACGAAGACGTTTGGTCTCTCGTTTTGTCCGTGAACGTTCGCTGGTCATGCCCCAGGTCAGCGATCCGATGATCACCAAAATCGCCGCTCCGCCGCCGGCGGCCAGTCGCCGCCACAGTTGCGAATAGGTATCGCCCAATTCGCCGCGGATCTTCTGTAACGCCTCTTCGTCGAATTGCCGTCGCTTGATTCGCACCAGCCAATCATAGTCGGGAATCAGTTTCCAACGGCTGTTGAATCCGTCGACCAGCGCTGATGAACTCCAGCGTTCCGACGTTTCGGAAGCCGAGACGGATTTTCCAAGTGCAACGTTCTCGGTGCCCGCGAAAACTTGTAATTCAGCTAACGCGATCACGGGAGGCGATAGCCGTGAATCGCTGCCCGATACGTACACTTTGACGAAACGTGCGGGGACCGGATCAACGGGCATTTCCGGAATCGATTCGGACGGGGCCGCGGCGAACAGGGGTTGGTTGCGAGTGAAGAACGGACGCGTTCCCACGGGAATGATCAGCGGACGATCCGTCCAGTGCCGAAGATCAAATCCTTCGAAACCCAGCAGCACCGTGGGGTCAGCGAAGTCCGCGGTTTGACTGACTTCCACGCGAAATCGTGCCGGGAATCCCCAGCCCGGTGTGAATGGTTCCGATTTCGGTTGTGCCGGATACAGCCTCAGTTCGTCGATGTCGTAGGTCTGGCCCAAGTCGACGACGATTTCATGAGGCAGTGTTAGGGTATCACGGACCAGATAGCCATCGGTGCTGCTGGGCGTGGCAATCTGTGGAGCCGACAGGATCGAGAATTCGTCGACCAGAAATTCCACTGACCATCGCATGTCGGTTTCAATCGAACTGGATGTCTTCAGGGGGCGCCACTGGGCCACATTCCGATTACCCGAAATGACGATCAGTTCGCCCAGCGACGCAAAATACTGTCCGTCCTTGTCGGCCAACTCCGAAAGGGTCACCCGAATGAATCGTCCACGTCGGCCGTGCGAAACGAATTGAATCGGGTAACGACCTGTCGTCTCCGATGCATTCAGTTGTCGTTCAGCCAGCAATCGCGGCGATGCAAAGTCTTCGGTATCGGAGGCTTCGATTCTGACGTGTCGGGGCAGACCATATCCGGTGACCAAACGATTGTTGCTGTCGCGGATGCATGTGGGGGCCAGAACGATTCGATCCAATGCAAATGGTTTGCCCAGATCGACGATAACCCATTCTTTAGCGTCGGCAGAATCCTGGTATCGCGTGTGGAATCCTGCCCGCAAGGGATCTTGAGGTTCGTACAAGACGTCGCGGTCCACCGTGGACGACAAGTACGCTTCCTCTTGTTGCAGACGCCGGACCTCCGCCGGCAACCAGCGTCCGTCGACACGCAACACCAGAGTCATCATCAGGCCCAGCAACCCCAGTCCGCCGACAAGCAGGATCAGTCGCCAACGCCGGCTTTCGGCGATCCATCGCGAAAAACGATCGGGCAACAGGTTCATCAATTCGGTGGCGACGTGGCGTGGGGACAGGACGATCGCGACCAAAGGTCGCGGGCCTTGGCGGGTGGAACGCCCCGGTCCAGTTTAACCACATCGCGGATCTGCCGAGCGGAATCGAAACCAGACC is from Crateriforma conspicua and encodes:
- a CDS encoding histidine kinase, giving the protein MNLLPDRFSRWIAESRRWRLILLVGGLGLLGLMMTLVLRVDGRWLPAEVRRLQQEEAYLSSTVDRDVLYEPQDPLRAGFHTRYQDSADAKEWVIVDLGKPFALDRIVLAPTCIRDSNNRLVTGYGLPRHVRIEASDTEDFASPRLLAERQLNASETTGRYPIQFVSHGRRGRFIRVTLSELADKDGQYFASLGELIVISGNRNVAQWRPLKTSSSIETDMRWSVEFLVDEFSILSAPQIATPSSTDGYLVRDTLTLPHEIVVDLGQTYDIDELRLYPAQPKSEPFTPGWGFPARFRVEVSQTADFADPTVLLGFEGFDLRHWTDRPLIIPVGTRPFFTRNQPLFAAAPSESIPEMPVDPVPARFVKVYVSGSDSRLSPPVIALAELQVFAGTENVALGKSVSASETSERWSSSALVDGFNSRWKLIPDYDWLVRIKRRQFDEEALQKIRGELGDTYSQLWRRLAAGGGAAILVIIGSLTWGMTSERSRTKRETKRLRDRIASDLHDDIGSNLGTIRLISQTILMNPNCDDELRQDINEIAKIATETSDSMRDILWLIKPTTMNLDEFVGRLRQTANRMLGHCQLQVDVTENIPAMEVSVAWRRNVFLCYKELLHNLQKHGYPEHVSIWIEYRAPRFQIVITDDGRKFHPATVHRGEGLANIEKRMREIGGHIRFVQQDRRVATLQTKIS
- a CDS encoding response regulator transcription factor → MNLEHNADIPSAATPESNIRVWLIEDNDAYRRSLSRVIDLLDDCVCEYDFDSAESAIRRFREGRQPDVVLLDIGLPGIDGITAIGQIREIYPDCKLVILTVFDDHDRIFGAVCAGADGYLLKTSSNEDIERAIREVLAGGASMTPQVARKVLTLMNHSRPTVDDSGLSPREMEVLSRLVEGMTKEEIGVALGISRHTVDKHVRAIYQKLHVNTRAGATAAAIRRGLV